Below is a window of Paroceanicella profunda DNA.
GGGGCTGCGCGACGGCCTGGTGTTCTGCAGCTCCGACCTGCTGGCGCATGGCGTGCTGATCGAGGCGCAGGCCCGCGGCCTGTCCGTGCCCGGCGAGATCGCGGTAATCGGCTTCGGCGACCAGGATTTCGGCGCCTGGACCACCCCCGCCATCACCACGGTGCGGGTGGACCGCGCCGCCTTCGGCCACGCCGCCGCCCAGGCGCTGCTGCACCGGTTCGAGGGCCGCACCGACGGGGCCAGCGTGATCGACCTCGGCTTCGAGATCGTGCGGCGCGGCTCCGCCTGAGCCCCTCCCGGCCGCCGGGACGATCGCGTCCCCGACCCCACAACCGCCTGACGCCCTGACCGCTGCGCCCTCCGGTGCGCACGGCTTGCCGCCTGCCCCTCGCACGTCCGGGCCCTCCGCGCCCCGACCCGCTTCAGGCGGCCGGACCGGCGCGTGGCCGCGCGCCGCGCTCTTCGCGTCGGATGCCGCCCCGATCCCGACGCAGGGGACGTCTGCGGCAAACCGGAGCCGGTGGGTCTTCCCGATACCGGCATGGATGCCCGGGCGGCGGGCGTCTCCGCAGCCCCGCCCGCCCCGCGCGCCTGAGCCGCCCGGCGCCTGCGCCCGGGGGGCCGCATCACGCCGGACCCGGAGCAACCTTCTCCCATGCCGGCCCGGATGCAGCGGGGCCCAATATCTCCGCTGCGTCGCCCGGTTTGCGGGGCGCGGGCCCCCGCTCTGCGTCATCGGTTCATCGCGTTACCGCGTCGTCGTGCGGCCGGGCCACCGGGCCGGCGGATCAGCGGGTCGGCTGCCGGGCGGGGCGAAATTGTCGCCGGCCGTCATTTTCCAGTTGCGTGAATCGCATAAAGTACGAACTATATTTTTATGTACAGACTTTCAGTTGATATCGGCGGAACGTTCACGGACGTGGTGCTGGAAGGCCCCACGATCGCATCGCTCAAGACGCTGACCACGCCCGACGCGCCGGAAATCGGCGCGATGACGGGCATTGCGGAGCTGCTCGACAGCGAGGGCCTCCGCCTGACCGATGTCTCTGCCGTGATCCACGGCACGACGCTCGCCACCAACGCGCTGATCGAACGCCGGGGGGCGAAGACCGCCTTCATCACCACCGAGGGGTTCCGGGACATCCTGGAAATGGCCTACGAGAAGCGCTTCGACCAGTATGACACCGACCTGCAGCTGCCCGTGCCGCTGGTGCCGCGCGACCTGCGGCTGACGGTGCGCGAGCGGATGGACGCCGCCGGAGCCCCGCTCATCGCGCCCTCGCAGGCGCAGATGGACGCGCTCGCCTCGCGGCTGATCGCCGAGGGTGTGGAGGCGGTGGCCATCGGGTTCCTGCATGTCTGCGCCAACCCCGCGCATGAGCTGCTGGTGGCACAGTGGCTGCGCGCGCGCCTGCCGGAGCATGTCACCATCTGCCTGAGCTCCGAGGTCTCCCCCGAGATCCGCGAATACGAGCGCTTCTCCACCGTCTGCGCCAATGCATATGTACGGCCGCTGATGTCGCGCTACCTGCACCGGTTCGCCAGCGGGCTGCGCGGGCAGGGCTTTGCCGGGGAGTTCCTGCTGATGCTCTCCGGCGGCGGGCTCACCACGCTGGAACAGGCGGCGAAAACCCCCATCCGGCTGGTGGAATCCGGGCCGGCCGGGGGCGTGGCCCTCGGGGTGCGCGTCTCGCGCGAGACCGGGTGCGAGCGGCTGCTGGCCTTCGACATGGGCGGGACGACGGCGAAGATCTGCTTTCTGGAGCACGGCGTTCCGGCCACGGCGCGGCGCTTCGAAGTGGCCCGGGCCTGGCGCGACATGAAGGGCAGCGGCCTGCCGGTGCGCGTGCCCACCACGGAGCTGGTGGAAATCGGCGCCGGCGGCGGCTCCATCGCGCGGCGTGACGACATGGGCCGGCTGGCCGTGGGGCCGAAGAGCGCGAGCTCGGTGCCCGGCCCCGCCTCCTACGGCCGGGGCGGCACGGCCCCCACCATCACCGACGCGAACGTGGTGCTGGGCAAGCTGCGCCCGGAGGGCTTCGCCGGCGGCAGCTTCGCGCTGCGCCCGGACCTCGCCGCGCAGGCGGTGGAGCGGGACGTGGCAGCCCCGCTGGGCCTGAGCAGCACCGCCTGGGCGGCGGCCGGCATCGTGGAGATCGGCGAGGAGGCGATGGCGAATGCCGCGCGGGTTCATGCCATCGAGCAGGGCAAGGATGTCACCCGCTACCACCTGATGGCCTCGGGCGGCGCCGGGCCGCTCCACGCGGTGCGCATCGCCGAGAAGCTGGGCATCACCCGGGTGATCATTCCCGCCGACGCTGGCGTGGGCTCGGCCGTGGGCTTCCTCTCCGCCCCGGTGGCCTATGAGGTGGCGCGCACCGTGCTCACGCTCACCGAGCGTGTGGACCTTCCCGCCCTCGCCGCCCTGCAGGACGCGATGGCGCAAGAGGCGACCGGCGTGGTGGGCCCCGCGCTGGCACCGGGCGCGCCGGTGCACATCTCCCTCGCCGCCGAGCTGCAGTACCAGGGCCAGGGCCACGCGGTGCGCGTGCCGCTCGCCTCCCCGCTGCGCTCCGGAGAGGACATCGCGCGGATGACCGCCGCCTTCCACGCCGCCTACCGCACCATCTACGGCACCGACATGCCGGCGAACCCGGTGGAACTGGTGGCCCTCAGCCTCACCGCGCAGGGCGACGCCCCGCCGATGCGCGCGGTGCCGCCCGCGCCGCCGGCGCGGCGGGCCGGGCCGGCGGCCCATGTGCAGGTGTTCGACCCCGCCGTGGGTGCGGACGTGGCCTTCGGCCTCCATGCCCGCGACGCGCTGCCCGCGGGCGCGCGCTTCGACGGGCCCTTCCTGGTTCAGGAGGCCCAGACCACCACCTACGCGCCCGCGGGCTGGTCCGCCGAGGTCCACCCCGCCGGCCACCTGATCCTGACACGGGGAGAGCGGGCATGAGCCTGGAGAACGGCGCCCTCGGGGATGCGGAGGTCATCGCCCTCAACGTGATGTGGAACCGGCTGATCTCGGTGTGCGAGGAACAGGCCAACGCGCTGCTGCGCGTCGCCTTCGGCGCCATCGTGCGCGAGGCGGGGGACCTTTCGGCCGGCGTGTTCGACGCCGGGGGCCGCATGATGGCCCAGGCCGTCACCGGCACCCCGGGCCATGTGAACACCATGGCCCGTTCGGTGAACGCCATGCTCGCCCATGTGCCGGCGCGGACGCTGGCAGAGGGCGACGTGCTGGTCACCAACGACCCCTGGCTGGGCGCGGGGCATGTGTTCGACTTCGTCGTCGTCACCCCGGTGTTCCGCGGCGGGCGGATCGTCGCCTATCTCGCCTCCACCTGCCACGTGGTGGACGTGGGCGGGCTGGGCTGGTCGGCGGAGGCGCGCTCGGTGTTCGAGGAGGGCGTGGTCATCCCCGTCACCCGGCTGCGCAAGGCCGGCGTGCTCAACGACGAGCTGCTCGACATCGTCGCCACCAATTCCCGCGTCCCGCGCGAGGCGCGCGGCGACATCATCTCGCTGATGGCCTGCAACGACGAGGGCGCCCGCCGCCTCACCGACCTGATGGACGAATACGCCATCGCCGGGCTGGAGCGGCTGGCCGGCTTCATCTTCGAGCGCTCGCGCGGCGCGATGCTGGACGCGGTGGCCGCGGTGCCGGAGGGGGTGTACGAGAACACCATCCGGCTGGACGGCTACGACGCCCCCCTCACCCTGCGCGCCCGGATGACCGTGGGCGGCGGGCGCATCGCCGCCGATCTCGCCGGCTCGGACCGCGCGCTCGACAAGGGCGTGAACTGCCCGCTGGTCTACTCGCAGGCCTATGCCTCCTTCGGGATCAAGGCGCTGGTGGCGCCGCATGTGCCCAACAACCACGCCTCGCTGGCGCTGATCGAGATCACCGCGCCGCCGGGGCTGGTGGTGAGCGCCGAGCGCCCGCGCCCGGTCACCGCGCGCCACGTGGTGGGCCAGGCCCTGCCGGACCTGATGCTGGGCTGCCTCGCCCGGGCCTTGCCCGGCCGGGTGCTGGCGGAGAGCGCGGGTGCGCTCTGGGTGCTGGCGATCTCGGGGGAGGAGACGGCGGACGGCCAGCCGGGCTTTGCCTCCATCAACGTCGCCCTCGGCGGCATGGGCGCGCGGGCGGGGGCGGACGGGCTGTCGACCACGGCCTTCCCCTCCGGCGTGGGCTCGGTGCCGGTGGAGATCGCCGAGACCGTGGCGCCGCTGATCTACGTGGCGAAGGAATTCGCCCCCGACACCGGCGGCGCCGGCCGCCTGCGCGGCGGGCTCGGCCAGGAGATCCGCCTGCGCGCGGCCACCGACCGGCCGCTCACCCTTTCCGCCGCCGCCTTCGAGCGGCTGCGCGAGGGCGCGGCGGGCCGCGAGGGCGGACAGTCCGGCAGCCCGGGCGGCGCCCGCATCTCCGACGGCCGGGTGATCGACAGCAAGGGGCTCTACACCATTCCGCCGGGGGAGGAGCTGATCCTGCGCACCCCCGGCGGCGGCGGGTTCGGCCCGCCGGAGGAGCGCGCGCGCGACGCCGTGCGCCGCGACCTCGCACTGGGGCTGATCGGCCGCGCCGCCGCCTCCGACATCTACCGCTGCGCCGGGGAGCCGGCGCAGGATCCGCCAACAGGGAAGGACAACACATGAAACACGCACCCTTCGCCGCCGCGGCCCTCGCCGCCCTTCTGGGCACGAGTGCGGCGGCCCGCACCGCCTGGGACCTCTCCACCCCCTGGCCCGCGTCCAATTTCCAGGCCGTCGCGGCGCAGGACTTCGCCGACGCGGTGCGCGCGGCCACCGACGGCGAGGTGGACATCACCGTCCACATGGGCGGCGAGATCGGCGTGGCCGGCTCGGAGTCCCTCGCCGCGGTGGAGACCGGCATCGTGCAGGCCGCCGACTACCTGCTGTTCCTGCAGGCCGGCGAGGAGCCGCTTCTGGCCATGGACACGCTGCCCTACCTCGTGCAGGGCCAGGAGGAGATGCGCCTGTTCCTGAAGGCCGCCGGCCCGGCCTTCGAGGAGATCGCCGCGCGCCACAACCAGAAGATCCTCTACTACGTGCCCTGGCCCTCGCCGGGCGTCTACAGCCGCAGCGCCATCTCCACGGCCGCGGAAATGTCCGGCCAGCGCATCCGCGCCTTCAACCCGGCCAGCTTCGCCTTCCTCGGCAAGCTCGGCGCGGCGCCGCTGGAGATGCCCTGGGGCGACGTGGCCCCCGCGCTCGCCGCCGGCACCATCGACGGCGTGGCCACCTCCACCTCCTCGGGCGTGGACGGCAAGCTGTGGGAGTTCACCTCGCACTTCAACCCGCTGAACTGGAGCACCTCCACCGACGTGGTGACGGTGAACCTCGATGCCTGGAACGCCCTCACCGAGGAGCAGCGCAGCACCATCGAGGCACTGGCCGCGAAGATGCAGCCGGAGTTCTGGGCGCTCAGCGCGGCGGAGGACGAGGGCAAGACGGAGATCCTGCAGCAGAACGGCATCACCGTGAGCGAGGCCGACGACAGCCTGAAGGCGCTGATGGCCAGCGGCGGGCGCGAGATGTGGGCCGCGTTCGTGGCCCGTGTGCCCGAGGCCGGGCCGATCATCGACGCCTACGCCGCCGAAGCGGGCAAGTGACCCGTCCCCGCGGCGGCCCTGCGGCCGCGGGGCGTCCGGCGTCCGGCCGCCCTGCTGCGGGGGGTTCGAACGCCTGTCACGCGAGGGCGGCCGGGTGTGCGCAGACGTACCGCCCGCAGGCGGCGCGGCCCGTGGCCTCCCGCCGCCCCGTTGCCGCGGGGCCCCGACCGACAGACCTCCCGGCGGCCGGGGGAGCCGTGCCGCCGGATTGCGGCGCGGCACCCGTCGCCTCGCCTCCGGAGGGCGGCGGAGGTTCTGCTGCGTTCCGGCGCTGCGGGAGCGGGGCTTCCGGCCTCCGCGCGGCGGCACCGCGCGTCACGCACCCCGGGCGGGGCCGTGCTCCCGGGGCCGCCGGGCGGCGGGCATCCCGGGGCCCGGCGGCCACGCGGCCGCCCGCTTTCCGGTGCCCGCCCACCGGGCGGCCATCTGCTTCCTGCCGCCCGGCGGCCAAGTGGCTGCCTGCTTCCTGCCGGTCAGCCGCCACGCAACCGGCTGCTTCCCGCCGCGCGGCCGCTGTCCGGCCCCGGCACCCCCGTCGCGGCCGCGCCCCGGCCGCGCTCCCCCTTCGGAGGACGCGATGATCCGCAGGTTCCTGAGTTTCACCGACATCACCTCGCGGGCCGCCGAGGCGCTGGCCGTGCTGCTGCTCTTCGCCTTCTGCCTGCTGATGCTGGCGGAGGTGTTCTCGCGCGGCTTCCTGGCCACCAGCCTGCCGTTTTCATGGGAATACGCCGCCTTCGCCATGGGCGGGACCTTCCTGCTCGGCCTCGGGCCGGCGCTGCGGCACGGCACGCAGGTGCGGGTGTCGCTGGTGCTGGACCGGGGCGGCCCGCGCTGGCGCCGGGGGCTGGACCTCGCGGCCACCGCCGCGGCGCTGGGGCTGGGGGTGCTGGTGTTTCTTGCGCTGTTCTCGGTGTTCCAGACCTCGCTCGCGCGCGGCCTGCGCGCGGCAAGCTACATGGCCACGCCGCTGGCGGTGCCGCAATTCATCGCCCTGCTCGGCGCGGGGCAGTTCGTGCTGGCGCTGGCCGCGCGGCTGCTGCGGCTGATGCTGGGCGAGCCCACCGAACTTCCCCGCCCGGACGAGGACCTGCCCCATGCTTGAGATCGCTCTCGTCGCCCTGCTGCTGTTCGTGGTGCTGCTGCTCGGCTCGGTCTGGGTGGGGCTGTCGTTGTTCGGCGTGGGGTATGTGCTGCTCACGCTCTACAAGCCCAACATCCCGCTCGACGCCTTCGCCGGCAAGCTGCTGTGGCAGGCGACCACCTCGCGCGAGCTGCTGGCGCTGCCGCTGTTCATCCTGATGAGCGAGATCCTGGTGACGGCGCAGCTCGGCCGCTCGCTGTTCTCCGGCCTCGCGCCGTGGGTCGCGCGGGTGCCCGGCGGGCTGGTGCATGTGAACGTGGCCGGCTCGACGCTGTTTGCCGCCGTCTCCGGCTCCTCCGCCGCGACCACGGCCATCGTGGGAAAGGTGACCCTGCCGGAGCTGGCCGCGCGCGGCTATGACCGCAACCTCTCGATCGGCAGCCTGGCGGGCGCGGGCACGCTGGGCTTTCTCATTCCGCCCTCGATCATCATGATCATCT
It encodes the following:
- a CDS encoding hydantoinase/oxoprolinase family protein; this translates as MYRLSVDIGGTFTDVVLEGPTIASLKTLTTPDAPEIGAMTGIAELLDSEGLRLTDVSAVIHGTTLATNALIERRGAKTAFITTEGFRDILEMAYEKRFDQYDTDLQLPVPLVPRDLRLTVRERMDAAGAPLIAPSQAQMDALASRLIAEGVEAVAIGFLHVCANPAHELLVAQWLRARLPEHVTICLSSEVSPEIREYERFSTVCANAYVRPLMSRYLHRFASGLRGQGFAGEFLLMLSGGGLTTLEQAAKTPIRLVESGPAGGVALGVRVSRETGCERLLAFDMGGTTAKICFLEHGVPATARRFEVARAWRDMKGSGLPVRVPTTELVEIGAGGGSIARRDDMGRLAVGPKSASSVPGPASYGRGGTAPTITDANVVLGKLRPEGFAGGSFALRPDLAAQAVERDVAAPLGLSSTAWAAAGIVEIGEEAMANAARVHAIEQGKDVTRYHLMASGGAGPLHAVRIAEKLGITRVIIPADAGVGSAVGFLSAPVAYEVARTVLTLTERVDLPALAALQDAMAQEATGVVGPALAPGAPVHISLAAELQYQGQGHAVRVPLASPLRSGEDIARMTAAFHAAYRTIYGTDMPANPVELVALSLTAQGDAPPMRAVPPAPPARRAGPAAHVQVFDPAVGADVAFGLHARDALPAGARFDGPFLVQEAQTTTYAPAGWSAEVHPAGHLILTRGERA
- a CDS encoding hydantoinase B/oxoprolinase family protein; the encoded protein is MSLENGALGDAEVIALNVMWNRLISVCEEQANALLRVAFGAIVREAGDLSAGVFDAGGRMMAQAVTGTPGHVNTMARSVNAMLAHVPARTLAEGDVLVTNDPWLGAGHVFDFVVVTPVFRGGRIVAYLASTCHVVDVGGLGWSAEARSVFEEGVVIPVTRLRKAGVLNDELLDIVATNSRVPREARGDIISLMACNDEGARRLTDLMDEYAIAGLERLAGFIFERSRGAMLDAVAAVPEGVYENTIRLDGYDAPLTLRARMTVGGGRIAADLAGSDRALDKGVNCPLVYSQAYASFGIKALVAPHVPNNHASLALIEITAPPGLVVSAERPRPVTARHVVGQALPDLMLGCLARALPGRVLAESAGALWVLAISGEETADGQPGFASINVALGGMGARAGADGLSTTAFPSGVGSVPVEIAETVAPLIYVAKEFAPDTGGAGRLRGGLGQEIRLRAATDRPLTLSAAAFERLREGAAGREGGQSGSPGGARISDGRVIDSKGLYTIPPGEELILRTPGGGGFGPPEERARDAVRRDLALGLIGRAAASDIYRCAGEPAQDPPTGKDNT
- a CDS encoding TRAP transporter substrate-binding protein, translating into MKHAPFAAAALAALLGTSAAARTAWDLSTPWPASNFQAVAAQDFADAVRAATDGEVDITVHMGGEIGVAGSESLAAVETGIVQAADYLLFLQAGEEPLLAMDTLPYLVQGQEEMRLFLKAAGPAFEEIAARHNQKILYYVPWPSPGVYSRSAISTAAEMSGQRIRAFNPASFAFLGKLGAAPLEMPWGDVAPALAAGTIDGVATSTSSGVDGKLWEFTSHFNPLNWSTSTDVVTVNLDAWNALTEEQRSTIEALAAKMQPEFWALSAAEDEGKTEILQQNGITVSEADDSLKALMASGGREMWAAFVARVPEAGPIIDAYAAEAGK
- a CDS encoding TRAP transporter small permease subunit, which encodes MIRRFLSFTDITSRAAEALAVLLLFAFCLLMLAEVFSRGFLATSLPFSWEYAAFAMGGTFLLGLGPALRHGTQVRVSLVLDRGGPRWRRGLDLAATAAALGLGVLVFLALFSVFQTSLARGLRAASYMATPLAVPQFIALLGAGQFVLALAARLLRLMLGEPTELPRPDEDLPHA